The window TGGCCCGGTGACCACAAACTTCATCAACCTTCAGGGCACGCCTTTCACCTTCTCACACACACTAAACAAGTTCACCGTCGTTGGCTGCGACTCCATGGCCATGATACAAAGCCCGGACGTAACGAGCCGGTACAGGGGAGGCTGCGTGTCGTTCTGCGCTTCCGAGGGAAGCATCAGCAGTGGCGCATGCTCTGGGGTGGGCTGCTGCCAAGCTTCAGTGCCCGAGCAACTCAAGGTACTGAAGTTAGAGTTTACCAGCATACGGAGCCAACTCCTGCAGTCCTCCGGATCTTTGGGGAACATCAGTAAAAGCAGTAGCGCATGGTGCAGCAAGGCGTTCATCGTGGACCAAGGTTCCTATGCGTTCTCCAGGGATCACTTGGACAGAAACCTGACGAACCTGCCAATGGTACTTGACTGGTCTATATCCGGCGGCAACTGCTCAGAGGCGCGTAGTGCGCCTCAGACCTACTTGTGCAAGGAGAACACCGATTGTTATACCGTGGCAAATAACACCGCGTACCGCTGCAACTGTTCTGCAGGTTTCACTGGGAACCCTTATCTGGGATGCcaaggtgagaaaatcatgtttgcaATAGATGACACCTTTACATTTTGATTGCCACTAACTTAGGATATATGCCTTATTCTGATTTCCCTTTCTCTACAAGATATTGATGAATGCAAAGACAAAAATAAGTACCCCTGCACGCACAAGTGCATCAACAGAATTGGTGGTTTTAACTGTACATGCCCGATGGGCATGACGGGGGATGGTAAGAAGCAGGGCAATGGGTGCAGTAGAGATAAAACACTACTGATTGCCGCAGGCAAGTTTCACATGGTCTTATATTTGTTCCCTTTTGAAATGATCTGCTCAATCTGAATGAACGAGCACTTATTCATCAAAGTTCCTACTCTCTTTTTCAGGTGGAGGCCTGCCTTTGCTGCTTGTTCTCCTCATGCTCGGATTCTGGACCCACTGGCTTTTCACGAAGAGAAAGCTTGCGAAGATAAGACAGAAATACTTTTTGCAGAATGGTGGCATGCTCCTGAAGCAGCAGATGTTTTCTCAGAGGGCGCCGTTGAGGATATTCACGTCTACCGAGCTTGAAAAGGCAACCAACAGATTCAGTGATGACAACATAGCTGGGCGAGGTGGATTTGGGACGGTCTACAAAGGCGTACTATCTGATCAAATGATCGTGGCGATCAAGAAGGCGCAGCGAGTCGATCAGAGCCAGGTGGAACAATTCGTCAATGAGATGGTCATTCTTTCACAAGTCAACCACGAGAATGTGGTCCAGCTAGTTGGTTGTTGTCTCGAGTCAGAAGTGCCATTGCTGGTTTATGAATTCATCACCAACGGGGCCCTTTTTCACCACCTCCACAACACATCAGTCCCGATGCCGTGGAAGGAACGCCTAAGGATTGCAGTGCAAACTGCAACAGCACTTGCTTACTTGCACATGGCTACAGAAATGCCAATTATTCACGGAGATGTCAATTTCAGATTCAGTTGGTATATTGATGTGGAAAGATGTGGGAAACAACACCGAGAGCAAATAAGAGCCTCTTCTTGAGAGTCTCGGTGCGACGAGGAAATGGATACTGTTTATGAACTAAGCTAGCTGTTTGTAATAGTTGGTGGCCCACATATGGCTTGCCGGTAAGACCAAAGACAAAGTACTTCTGATCATATAATTGAAGAATGAACAACATTGCATGGTTAAAAAAAAACCAAGCATATCGATCTCTTGTTCATCCTGTAACAGTAATTACGCAAGACAAAAGAGTTTACTTGGTGGTATTACTTGGTGGATCATATGGTGTCaatagattttttttcaaaactatcacgTTATTTGAAGCAAATTCGGAAACTACAGCATGCTTTGGAGAAATATCAAGTCTAGCACCCTGTCGGCCAGGTGTTGGCCGAAAAGGGTGTTTTCGGCCACCTCTAGGCCGAAATAGGGTTTTGGGCCATGCCTTGGCCGAAAAGGTGCAAAGCTGGCCGAAGAGGGGTGTTTTCGGCCACCCTTTGGCCGAAAAGGACTTTTTGGCCTAGTGTAGGCCGAAAAGTACTTGTTGGTCAATCGTAGGCCGAAACGTACTTTTTGGTCAAGTTTAGGCCGAAAAGTCCCTTGGACCACCTTTTTCCGTTAACTGTTGGCCAATGTattttcccgccaaccccttcgtTGATGCAaccctcttgcccttcgacgatgtggTCCTTTTGCCATCCGTCGATGCAGAACtattgcccttcgaggatgcaaaAGTCTTGCCCAACAGATAACGGAAAGGTGGGCCCAAGGGACTTTTCGGCCTACACTAGACCAAAAAGTACTTTTCGGCCTAGTGTAGACCAAAAAGTA is drawn from Triticum dicoccoides isolate Atlit2015 ecotype Zavitan chromosome 4A, WEW_v2.0, whole genome shotgun sequence and contains these coding sequences:
- the LOC119289786 gene encoding wall-associated receptor kinase 3-like, which produces MKILGAQGNPCATTPYIFLVQLLLLCLCSLFCTGFPQSNPTKCPGSSVDIPSPFNILGNSSISSNPYFNISCESTGPTLSFGGKQYRVLGISLPQGYVRVTGDTVYTQCQQNAGPVTTNFINLQGTPFTFSHTLNKFTVVGCDSMAMIQSPDVTSRYRGGCVSFCASEGSISSGACSGVGCCQASVPEQLKVLKLEFTSIRSQLLQSSGSLGNISKSSSAWCSKAFIVDQGSYAFSRDHLDRNLTNLPMVLDWSISGGNCSEARSAPQTYLCKENTDCYTVANNTAYRCNCSAGFTGNPYLGCQDIDECKDKNKYPCTHKCINRIGGFNCTCPMGMTGDGKKQGNGCSRDKTLLIAAGGGLPLLLVLLMLGFWTHWLFTKRKLAKIRQKYFLQNGGMLLKQQMFSQRAPLRIFTSTELEKATNRFSDDNIAGRGGFGTVYKGVLSDQMIVAIKKAQRVDQSQVEQFVNEMVILSQVNHENVVQLVGCCLESEVPLLVYEFITNGALFHHLHNTSVPMPWKERLRIAVQTATALAYLHMATEMPIIHGDVNFRFSWYIDVERCGKQHREQIRASS